A region of the Vigna unguiculata cultivar IT97K-499-35 chromosome 9, ASM411807v1, whole genome shotgun sequence genome:
TTACTCGAAGAAAGCCAGTGCCATAATCTCTGAAAATATACGAACAGTCATCTTCGGCCGAACTTTCCTGCATAAGATATGAAGATTGTTGGTATTAAgttgataaattaaaagatgCGATGCAGAGATATGATTGTTGGTATTAAGGGAAGATACCTTTCAAGAAGAAATGCAAAGGGAGAGAGAGTGAGAAAGGCAATGAGATTACGGTAGACGGTGAAGACGTAATGGCTCATGCCCTTTCTCATGGCATCCATGGCGAAAATGAACATGCCGGCGGAGCCAAATTGAACGGCCAATAACAGCAGATACGGCTTTGCATTACTCAACAACGTACGCATCttattctctcttctctttATCTGCAACAATCATATGCTAACCAATGCTCTCCGTCTCAATATTTATACCCAACAACACATCaatatatttcatgataattatACCTAATCCCAAAAAGTTGCTTACTATATATTCCCCACTTTACACCTTCCCGACACTGATTAAGATTGAAAGGAGAAGCTTTCTCGTCATTTTCATTCTGTATTTTAAAaaacgtttttttttctttatatatttttttctcttgtaatttacttatttcatttttaattatctataaatcttgtttttatatatattttttcatatttttttattttatttttagtattttttttttttgtttattggaATATGAGACGGTGGAGTTAACACAATTCATAACACTCGgcatatttttataaacttaagAAAAGACAACAGCGGATATGGataatttgataattatttaacatactttcaatttaaaaattgaataatttgttagataatttaaaataaaggattaAAACTTCATAAACAAATCAGTAGTAAATTTttgaatgattaaaaattaaattttaaatgttgtaatgaaatgaaaatcataattaacgcaaaagagaaataaagaaaagagtGTAAGATAAATAGATGCAAATGCATGGAAGAGGGGTTGTCCGTGAGTGCGCGTATAATATCCGCGATAAGGTTCGCCTCTATCCTAGCTACTTTTCATTGCTCAATTTATctctgtgttttttttatttttttatcttatgataatttttcatttcataaataaattgttctcaatatataatgaatattataattaaattttattatcaatatttgTAAACAGATATAATTAGACTTTGAATATACATAAAGTAAAAGATACAAGTTTGAAAACTACAAAGATAAAATTGTAGAAACACGTTATCATTTGGATattgtttgttaaatttaaaaatcctcTGTATTAAATTCATGTTATTAATCTTTCTCCCACGTATGTAAGTACTTGTTTACAAGTTCTTATTTTCCAATGAATATTAATTTGCCTCCAATATGGTTCAttgttatttttcatataaatcctatttaattaaataaatataattataaagtatCTTAATATAACATAGGTATATTTATGGAATTGACAACCTTAATCATATGTCAACTTTTAGATTTTTTCCTTTGTAACTTCCTTATTAATTGTAATTATGTATATCATAATGTCTTTCACTTTTCATCTTGTATTCAAATTTCATTAATCTCTAGACCACCCATTAAAAATTCTCAACTTTAAATTTAGTTagattttttatcttaaaaaaagtcTCTGTCAATTGAGTGAGTATGATTTGTTTGCACCGACTTTATATATAGTATGTTTTCCACTTGGggaatgatattttaaccatCAAAgtgaaaaactttaaaaaataataaaaatttaaaattaaaattgcagTATGTAAGTGTAAAAAACAACTTTGtcaattttgtcaattttttttgtcaaattataatttttgtttccactttattactctttatttttttagttatttttaagattgtaaaaaaaaaacccagatatctttatttttggtaaaactattattaacttttatgaTATCCTTTATTTCAACTAATTTAtgctattttatcattttctttaatttcataGTGTGTAAAACGataaaaaatagacaaaaaaaaaaatgtcactgataaaagagaaattaatattatcttaaacttttaaaataaaaaataaagctaatttaaaaaaaaaaattgaatgttattaatataaaaccctTTTACCCGAATATTTATAGTTGACAtgtttttatcaataaatagtGTGATAATGAATCAGTTtgtataaaaagtataaatattatataatttaatctttgaattatattatattagtaacaggtaataattattcattataaaatcatatgaattataaatttataagactttattttagtaatatatgaatatatatatatatatatatatgtatatatatatatatatatatatatacatatatatatatatataataattcataataaattgttgttataataaataaaaaatttaattatattttgagtctcgttaaatttataaattttcatttgaatTCCTATTAAATTATggtaatttattgaattttttaaatattaaatattttcaattaatccttattctttttggtttattgaattctcaaactattaaatatttttaattgagactggGCTCGTAAGatttattattaactattaatGAGGAGTATCTCCCTCAATGATTGCTTGTATTTAatgcaaattatttttaaaataaattaaaattataaagttaaaaaaatataaaattatgtagtGATATTTAAACAGAAGTATAAGGTAAATGCCATGTcaaatcattaataataaatctaacgatctaagactcaattaaaaagttgaaaactTATATTATGACTCtcatttactttcattttgagttattgattctttcaaaggaaaaaataatagtaCATTAATCAATAACTCACACTAATATTATGGAGTAAAGgatgaaattcaaaaaatagaaGTCATAATATCATTGTCATAAACATAATGTCTCTTGTAATCTATAATCTATGGATACGATACATTATCAAATATCACACATTTTCGATATGTcgtcaatatatttatttttaaaataataagatacaataacatgatatatacatattaaaaaaactataataatacttaaaaatataataaaactttatgATCGATGttgaataaattcaaattaaaatcatgtattaaatattgtcaacataaaaaattataaattattatcatcataataTTAATGTCCTATacttacatattttattaataaatatcgataaaatatttaaaaatattagatacAAATACATGTCAGACACGTATTCATGAAAATATCGTTGCATCATATgttataatcaaataaataaaaaataatatacattattaaaaataacacacCAACAACCGTTAAAGGTTTCAAATTCACTTTCTCGATAAGAAAAACGCTATCATTTAGCAACTAAAGCGCAAGCGCTAATTGTATGTAATGAATGATCTACTATATCTATAAGAAAACTAAGTACTATGAAAATCCATTAATACCCATTCTTTATGTTTTGCACCTGTAACATTTTATGGCTTTCTGgtcattttacttttttctattCCTTAAATACCCTGTTGCTTATGTATAAAATGTTGTTTGTTGGGATGGCTTTTTCGTAAATTCATTACCTTTTACTGCTGTTTTACTATGCATAATCAGAATCTCGAATGACGAAATAGCTTTAATGATTGTTCTTCCATTTTGTTGTGTTGGTTTTAGTGTAATTTTCCTACtccaaaattatgaatttaCTGCATTAGCTTTCTATATTGACAAGGgatttaattactattatatttttaatatttattacattatgtttattttttatataatttaatttataaaaaattatttcaataattaaaaaatattttaaaatctataagtattttaattaaaaaatagtattttagttaaaaaaaattcatttttatattattaatactaatatagtaatcaatattaatattattatttgaattaatattaacattactattaatattaatatttttgttattagtagtattaatattattattaacattactattgttattattagtaatattattattattaataatattattgtcatCCTAATTATTATTGTCTATTATCTATCTACTATACATACAAGAAAGAAAGTACACAAGAAAATTCTTGACTCATGTGACATTTATTGACATTTtagttttgtgaaatttttgttgtgttgacattttaaaaaacCATGTAAACTCTTGTGTCTAACGATATGTTATTATGTggtataaatttgtaatattatttattacatgtTGTTATCAGATAATACTGCCTTATTATAATTTGTACACGCAAATtgtcattaattattattcaaatattgttATATCTAAACCGGTCGTTTCACAATTGAAagtaattcataatattttcaatttaatattattagaaatatgACTTTTATTATTCCTACATTATATCTAACCTGAAATAACTGTTGAGGGAATCGATTCTTTTACGGAGAATAATTCCATCTCGTAAAGGAATCAATTCCTTTCCTCTAAGAGAGaatcaattatttgaaaatcaATACTTAAAAATCAATTCTCATAAACAAATTACATTGTGATGGAATTGATTCCTAACAATTTTTGTTCTAGTTAATTCTAATTTAGTTTTGTgcaaacaatttttataaaactccTAAAAACCAACGTATATATCTcattttaataagaaattaataatattgagtTCAATGTTGGTTTGTGTTAGGAAGAATGACTTCGTTTGAAATTACCCACAGTATAGTATAGGTTAGGGTAAATAGATCTATTTATCCATTGGAAAACTAAACTTAATTTAGTATTTTCCTCACAGTTAAGTGACCGtaggaaaaaaaaagtcctATTTTTGAAATGATTTATGAACTCATGAAATGGATTTCGCTGGATTAATGAATAATTGATTGAAGTTTTATTATGATGGGTCCATTTCTACGGTGCGTTGTGCTTGTGAACATAACTGGCTATGGTTATAGGGTTTGTTgttgtgttaaaaaaaattggtactTTTCCAATTACCTTCGACCGTTCATATCGTGTTTATATGCTAAAGCAAACCAGTGGGACGATGGAACTGAAATACGCCATTAGATACTACAAGAATGCAAGTTAATAGTTTCCATAAATTTGTGTCTGTGAAAAAATGGACTCCATTAAAGTTTGTTCTACTGACtctttaataattcaaaataaaccGACAAAACTTAGACGTGtgaataacattttaattttttaaaataaattacaagttTGCATATACTAAATCCACTTAAAAAcgtttttctttcttattcttataagaatgaaaaaattttaaaaagttgtttaAAGTAGCATGTACTTCAACCTCTCTACATtagtaaaataaagaaaaattaattatacaaattatagCCATCACAAAGCCAcacctagtaaatgaaaaaaaataaaaagtattaatttaCTTTCTCTTTACTGAGAGTTTTTCCCTCTCAAATTTTGTGGTTTTCCTTCTTAgagttcaaaatttatatttaaatattaaatgaaaattgtaaAGCTACCACAAACGtttactataataaaaaagtaagtaatattcaaatttaaagtaattttatatatgaattaaatatttaataaatgttgcATTAAAGAACCGATTCATCTTCCAAGATTAAGTAACCTTTTTCTCTTCCATTACAAGTTTGGCTATTCCTCTTCTCCCGACACAACATACATCATTTCTCAAACTAAGGTCTCTCTATATTTCATTATTGAACAAATAGGAAAAGTTCTTCAACCATTGCATCACCGAAACAACCTCTTTCCTTCTTTGGTGACgaaatttttgtgttgttctcgCACGGACTCCTGAAGCAGAGTGGGGAAGCGTTCAAGAGGATTTGGAGCGGTGGAGCCAGAAGAAAGTTGGTGAAGCGAAAGGAACTCGTGTTGACATTAGAGGATTTGAGCCTCACTCAAATTCGTGAAGGAGGAAGCTTCGACTGATGATGCTAGGGGTGGTGAGGTGGAAGGTGCGGGTTAAGAAGGTTGGTGTCACAGAGTAGAAGTTAGTAAACCTAGTACCAATTTTTGTATGGAAGTTCTGATTATTTATcctgattttttattttgcttcCATGATTCTTTTTCACTTTGGGTTTGGGCAATATGTTGTATTAATTTGAGATCCTGAATCTTGAATGTATTGATATAATTTCAACTGAATGTAATATGTCTAAGTTCTTTGGATTTACCAAGGATAGGGCTACAAGTTTTGCATTTCTTATGTTACTTTCTCAtctgtttttgtaatttttatgatacttttcatttgtttctataatttttatgatacttttcatttgtgatttttttgttaCGTTTGATCTGTTTAATTTGGTTATTAATTTATTACCCATTTTGCTTTCAGTCTTTcttaaaatactaattatgttttttttaaatatggcaCTGCAGTATCGGTTAGACCAACTTTATTTTGCTTTCAGTACGTCAGTTCAGCCATTTATacttttttgtcaaaataaattAGAGTCCTTCTCTTGTGTGGGCCGGAGCGTCTCTACTTTGAGTCCTTTGTCACTGCCCACACAAATGATAGAAAGCTTCCTGATATAATGAGTGCATTATAAATGAACTCTTCACGGACGCAATTGCGTCCGTTTTCTTCTCTTGGGTGGGTTTAAGTTAGACATTATTTACATGTTTTCTAGTAGTGAGACTTGTATATATAAGCCTCAAAAGGAATACATAAAAGGTGAATATGAAAGTAAATTAACTCATGACTGAATGAGAGCGagttaaaaaaatagacaaattagTGACAAAATTTTTCCATAACAAATTTCTGTCactaaaatattaagaaatcaTTCAAACAACTCGGTAACAAAATGTTTAGAAAtggtatattttttatcacaaaatcCTTCAGAAATAATTATCATTGATTTTGTCGCAAACTCTATCGCAATTTGTGAcatcattataaaatttcacaaaaaaaatgcCTTTTCACTTGTGATAAAGTGACATTTaccatttttaaaaagtaaatactttttttatggtACAAGTAATCATCAATTTAATCCATTTAAGTTTTGTGAGTAATCCACAAATCCAATTTAATCCTATAAATCCTATAAGTTTTGATTCATTCTTTACATTTGCATTGCATTCAATTCAACTTATTCATATAGAAGTTGGTTTTAAGTTTTCAGTCCAATTCAACCTTTGTACTCTTCAAAACTTGTTATTAGCACCTTTCATGAATTATTGTCTTGTATTCCACaatggtattcatttttattatttcaaattttaataattcttttaaccaGTTGTTTAcatgtactttttttttgttttggaattTCAGGTAGCTTGGATTCATCAACTTTAACTTCAAAACTAGGGGTAGgcaaaaaaatctaattttcttgatcggATCCACTTTTGCtctgatccaatccatttaaaattcaatttattaaaaatctaattcaattaaaatacattttaatggatatagatttcaatctaatctacattttatatattttatggattggatatccattctcgaaatcaagattttcaaatacggacaatccaaaaaatccaatccaaattttcaatttaaatttttagttgggttacgCTAAAGGTTGATAGGGACTAGGCTAAATTCAAACTCAGATGGACCTTGCTCGATGACCTGTACGGAAAGGGCAAGCCTAATGACCCTGAAGGGCTAGGCAGACCCAACGATCAAAACGAGCTTGGCGGACCTAAAGACACAACGAACCGGACAAATCAttcgggcccgatgacccgaaaaAGTCGAGCAAGCCTGATGACCTGAATGGCCTAGGCGTGCTTGAAAACTCGAATGGGCTAAGCTGGGCTAGCCTGAACACTCAGATGGATCGTGCTCGACGACTTGTACGAACTAGGCAGGTTTGACAACCCTTATTGGCCGAATGAATATGATGACCCGGATAGGCGGAGTCGGCCCGACGACTCGGACAGGCTGAGCCAGCCTGATGACCCAGACAAGCGGAGTTGGCCCGACGACTCAGACGGGCTGTGCTAGACAACCCTTATGGACCGGGCAGacctgacgacccgaatgggccagGCAGGGCCGGAGACCCGGATGGGTTGGGTTGGGTTGGGTCGGCCTAACAACTCGAACGGATCGTGTCCGACGACTTGTATGGACTGGATAGGCCTGACAATCctgatgaatttaaaaaaattcatactaattttgttgaaaaaataatttggatcgaaaatctgatctaattatttgaatctaaaataatatgaattggataattaaaaatccaatccatgacCATCCCTATTCAAAACTTTCCGGACAAGTGAGCTTGTCTCACACATGCTGCATAAAATCGCAATTTTAGTTTTGTATGCGACACAAAGTTCACTATCCAACAAACAAGTTGATTTTGAACATACTAAATAACCAAATACGAATAATATGTATGAAATCAGCACCATTTTAATACTTCGTAAAAGTTTCAATCAACCACGAGTTGGACATAGATGCTGGATATATATGTAGTAGAAACAGGATATTAGACTTGTGTTAAAATCtccaagttttattttaaacggtattcatttcttttataGCCCCGAAATGTAATACTTAAAAGTGGTAAACCAAATTAGACCAAAATTGAGTAAAGAAGTAATACAACTAAAGAACAATGATGCAGCTAAAAGTGGccactaattaattatatatattagatgAATTTCATGTATGGCCATGACACCTGTCCCACCAATTTCATGGTATGAGTAAATTGCACGACATTGACATTAAACCAGTTGTACGGAAATGCTACACCAATGTCTCATTAGACAAAGTCTCGACCTACTTAAAAATTTTTCTGACTTTCTCATCTCATTATATTGTGCCTTCCACgtcactttttcttttatattatggCCATGCACTACTTAAGCCTTATTGTCATCACTATCATTCCTTGGAGCTGAGACCGGTAGCTGTCGTTGATCTTCGGGAAAGTTATCCTCTGTAGGCGATGGTGGCGTCATACCTCTGCGTTCTTTAGCTTTTCCCCACACTACAAGGTAAAGCCCCAGCACAACAACTATTGCTCCAATTATACTGATATATCAAGAACACAAATAAGGAAAATTAAATTACTGTGGTTagtaaagagaagaaaaaaatgtgcaCAACGAAGATGAGAATTGAAGCATTTGCTACTTAATTTGTTGTACCTTCCAAGGTAGAGTTGCTCAGATAGGATGATGCAGGCCAAGCCCGTAACAATGATCATACGCAGAGGATTGAAAGCAGTCACAATAACCGGGCCCATGGATTTTATCACCATGCCTTGTATGTAATACTGAACTCCTGATGTAACTATTCCCTGTAATAGAATATGTTAAAAACActgattaagaaaaatataaggtTATAAAAAAGGAGCATGGGTGCAGTACAACTAGAACTAGGATGTTATGATGTTATGGTATATATCATTTTCAGACCAAACAGTTGTGTTAGGTACTTATTACTGTACGATGAATCCAATCCAAAAGCACTGACCGCGTAAGCAGGGGCAAAGAGTCGTGTGTCCCAACCGAGGGACCAAGCATGAGGGTGGTGCCGTTCTGCGAAGATTGCAACAACAGAGCTTTGAAGTGCTCCTACAAAGCAAACCCAAGTGGCCAACGACATCTCTGCTGGGTATTTTCTCAATGTTATGGCCTACAGATCACCAAACCAACAATCATTAATTTCTCCAAAGATATCCATTGATATTTCATCTATGGATATTATATGTCAAACTTAATTACTATAACAAGGTGCGTTAATTATGTTATATACCTGTAATATGTAAAATGCAGAAAAACCTGCACAACCAATGAGGAGGAACACTGTTCCTATGACCCAATGGTTTCCGGTGGGGTTGCTCACGTTCTCAGTTTGGCTAACATGGCTGGTCGAAGATTTCATGAAACTAAGGACGGGGCCTTTGTACAGTGCCATAAGCAAGGTTCCTCCAAATGTTACTACGGTTCCAATCACTTTGGCTTGACATGCTACTTCCTTAATTTTCATGCGCTCCATTCtgctcatttaaaaaaataaaaataaacttttataattatgattctCTGTCCAACCcattaaacaaaaaagaagattTGTGTTTTTGTCGTTATTACGTGTTTATACGTTTGCGCACTAGTGCTTTTGTTTTGAATGCTAGATTGAATCAAGAGGGAAAGGTGCATTAAGCATATCTATATTGTGGCTGAAACACTCCacctaaaaatatatattgtggCTGAAACTTTCCGTGTTCTTCTCATGGTCATTATAATTTCTTGCCTTTTCAACATTtcataaatattagtttatatcTTTTATCCTTTGCACAAACGTGTTATGAAGCATAGAAAAATGTAACTGATAAGATCATCACTTAGTTAATCAATTAGAAACATAAAAGTTGCGTGTCTCACACTTGATTTTTGTAATACAATGTCTTGTAAGCTGTGGACATGAAAGTGGTAAGTTGAAATTAGAAGAGGACTCGTGGTGCGTTTTCTACTGCAAAAGTGGGTGCTAGAGGGCTTAGAAAATGACGTACAAGAATACTATTAATTTCTTTCTGGCGAAATTCATGCGAAGAGATTAAGATTCAAGGAAATGgaattaattataactatagCTTACCattaaagtttatgtttttgttttttctctttaagaaaaatggtacataaaaagtattgGAAAAGGACATCACTCCATTACAAGGTTACGTCATATCAAGCTTCAAAGATGATAGAAAGTGGTACTTATAAATCAGAGAAGGGCATGTATGAAAATTATACTTTGCACAAAATGAATACTCATATTATTTATactgatttattttaattagatattttaaaaataaataaatttaaaaccttcatatttagttttataaaccTTGGATTCTCGGagtttaaaaacaataaatttgttttcttgatTAGCGTTGGTGGGACTTTACCTAACCTTTCTATAGAAGCATTTTGATCCATTACTAACCAATCCCCTGTGGACCATTATTTAGagccttttttcttttatttattagataacCTTGTAGGTAAACACAATTGTTTCGATAATGTTGCATTATAGACCTGTATTTGGCATCTTCCCGAAAGAAAGACAGAGTTTAAAGACGAAGGAATgtgtataataaattaaatgacgTGACAGGAAGAAAAATAAGGggaaacaataaatattaacggaatatttaaaatagataaatataaagtTGCTAACTACATACGCATCTTATTTCTAGGGTATATGTGAGTGGAAGGtagacaaaaatagaaaaaaaaagtttaataaatgtaataaaaaaattaaaaaacaatgttctaaaagtgaaaataaccttgtattattattattattactattagatGGAATACTTACCCTAGAATGACTGCCATCACAAAAGTAATAGAGGGAGCGGAGTTCATGACAGCAGATAAGAAAGAAGCAGACGTGAATTTCATGCCCAATAGAGCGAAACACTGATCCAGTATTATTCTGCAAGTAGCATCGTATAATTTTACTTAACtaaacaataacaacaaagtGAAAGTTGAATAAGTGTAAGAGAATCATACTCGAAGAAAGCCAGTGCCATAATCTCTGAAAATACTCGGAAACTCATCTTGGGCCTTACTTTCCTGCAAAAACATTTGTTTCAGAAGAGTGTTATTCAGAAAACATTACATGCGGAACTGTCACAAAGAgtgttttcttttcaatatgcATGCATGGGAGGTAAGTGGAAGAAGATACCTTTCAAGAACAAAGGCGAAGGGAGCGAGAGTAACAGAGGCGATGGCATTACGGTAGACAATGAAGACGTAATGGCTCATACCCTTCTTTATAGCATCCATGGCGAATATGAACATGCCAgcagaaccaaattgaacagCCAATAACAGGAGATAGGGCCTTGCATTTCTCAACCACGCACccatctttttcttcttaataACCCTCTCTTTCTAGTTCTTGATCCCGAGTTACGAGTCTGGGATCAAGTGAAACTGCTTCTGCTTGATTTTGTTTATCTGCAACTCACTGCGAAACAAATGCAAGCCATCGTAATATTTATACTCAACCGctgaatatatttaataatatttataatccaAAAAGCAGCTTTATAATTCCACTTTACACGTTCCCCGGCTGCAGTAACATAATTAGTAGACGGGGGCGTGCATGATGTGATTagtgtgtaaatatatatatatgttttataattgcatgatttttatttatttatttaatatgtttattttttaatttgagttAATAATATTCATTATAAATGGTGAACCATATTTTTATGTACAGttttgtgtatgcatttttCAGTGACAAAACTAaaagtttcctttttttttttccttttttttttatctttacacTGCATACTTTACATGTGAAAGCGAATTTGCGTCGTGTGCAAAACGTAATTTGTTGGGAAGAAAAGAAGAGTAATGTCATTCTTGTAATGATTTTCCGTAATAACTTTCATGCActtatcttttgtttttatctcttttaatcGAATGAACcattttgtttcatattttctcttttctccccATATTCTCAAACTTTGTGTACACACATATGGTGCTCCTTGAAAAGTAATTCACAAACAAGTTTGTTTTATTCTATTAACTTTTAACACGTAGTACATGTTTGGTTTAGTTTTTTtagggaaaaaaaaattgtttagagaatttttttattttccacttaagataagtttattttaacattGAGTGTTATCAAAATTGCGATTCAAAACCACTTCTTATCTAGTGAGAC
Encoded here:
- the LOC114164239 gene encoding WAT1-related protein At4g08290-like; translation: MGAWLRNARPYLLLLAVQFGSAGMFIFAMDAIKKGMSHYVFIVYRNAIASVTLAPFAFVLERKVRPKMSFRVFSEIMALAFFEIILDQCFALLGMKFTSASFLSAVMNSAPSITFVMAVILGMERMKIKEVACQAKVIGTVVTFGGTLLMALYKGPVLSFMKSSTSHVSQTENVSNPTGNHWVIGTVFLLIGCAGFSAFYILQAITLRKYPAEMSLATWVCFVGALQSSVVAIFAERHHPHAWSLGWDTRLFAPAYAGIVTSGVQYYIQGMVIKSMGPVIVTAFNPLRMIIVTGLACIILSEQLYLGSIIGAIVVVLGLYLVVWGKAKERRGMTPPSPTEDNFPEDQRQLPVSAPRNDSDDNKA